A single genomic interval of Musa acuminata AAA Group cultivar baxijiao chromosome BXJ3-4, Cavendish_Baxijiao_AAA, whole genome shotgun sequence harbors:
- the LOC103983496 gene encoding squamosa promoter-binding-like protein 10 isoform X1 produces the protein MNNKSSSAEAFLPSMMSFSGLEGSSQKQHHIWDWETSSHNPNTTIPSTTYELQDHAVFPCVPLPDCPPPLLPMSNFHFYSPPPMPDYPVVLIKREDGTGGCGRIGLNLGHRTYFSSGDALAIDWQLSRSTLNNHQPRCQAEGCKADLSGAKHYHRRHRVCEFHSKATVVIVGGLQQRFCQQCSRFHVLAEFDEAKRSCRKRLADHNRRRRKPQLPTTTTTESSPSENTTTNSSEKATTDTPAMKTTTGTMCTKIHQQYQNKGNLLRNGPALSLTGAAVAEEKVLHQQQQQQPSSSSSAFNNNNDDDDSCLHHHNLFCSGSHEPFQATGGGSSQSLSNHHQGNIFHHGQASFEVDYM, from the exons ATGAACAACAAATCCAGCTCCGCCGAAGCCTTTCTCCCGTCGATGATGTCCTTTTCTGGGCTGGAAGGCAGCAGCCAAAAGCAGCACCATATCTGGGACTGGGAGACCAGCTCCCACAACCCCAACACCACCATCCCCAGCACCACCTACGAACTCCAGGACCATGCAGTCTTCCCCTGCGTGCCCTTGCCGGACTGCCCACCGCCTCTCCTCCCCATGAGCAACTTCCACTTCTACTCGCCGCCGCCGATGCCCGACTACCCCGTGGTTCTGATCAAAAGGGAAGACGGCACGGGCGGCTGCGGCCGAATCGGGCTCAATTTGGGCCACCGGACCTACTTCTCGTCCGGTGATGCACTTGCGATCGACTGGCAGCTCTCGAGGTCGACTCTGAACAATCATCAGCCGCGGTGCCAGGCCGAGGGGTGCAAGGCTGACCTCTCCGGGGCGAAGCACTACCACCGCCGCCACAGAGTGTGCGAATTCCACTCCAAGGCCACCGTCGTCATCGTCGGTGGGTTACAGCAACGTTTCTGCCAGCAGTGCAGCAG GTTCCATGTGTTGGCAGAGTTTGACGAGGCCAAAAGAAGCTGCAGAAAGCGCCTAGCTGACCACAACCGCCGGAGGAGGAAGCCTCAACTCCCAACCACCACTACCACAGAGTCGTCACCATCCGAGAACACCACCACCAACTCCTCTGAGAAGGCCACCACAGACACTC CAGCCATGAAGACCACAACAGGAACAATGTGCACCAAGATCCATCAACAGTATCAGAACAAGGGAAACCTGCTCAGGAATGGACCAGCTTTATCTCTTACAGGCGCTGCAGTGGCCGAGGAAAAGGTCttacatcagcagcagcagcagcagccgtcctcctcctcttcagcattcaacaacaacaacgacgacgacgacagctGCCTCCACCACCACAACCTCTTCTGCTCCGGTTCTCATGAGCCCTTCCAGGCCACCGGAGGGGGGTCAAGCCAAAGCCTTTCCAATCACCACCAGGGCAACATCTTCCACCACGGCCAGGCTTCCTTTGAGGTGGACTACATGTGA
- the LOC103983497 gene encoding uncharacterized protein LOC103983497 translates to MENGSSSHRRHNPSPALVSAGCSRFKSYLSLCRPPPAHRQPPSLDAHPQPPAREPSLCGDGETAAQAYWRRARRLEQELRKLDMWLSTEKRLTVCLKKSPAVKAENGRAEMARLADGSYLHEIRRIGRPWGSLVMQVSTPLIEENATTAAEVVCGMASLRRGDLWKCLHESMSMSNLSGHQQGQIKGKKVIMGSEDHFVEAVLLDSMENIEGLALEGLRIQMGTSGGRAGEVAEKKGKAATRKDGMVLVMMIQMRDPKENYEAVGEPMIGFIEAAAVGSRRFDLQGVQVAGMKPSMRAGCDGRGFIWSASLRGCEWSSSGSCLQYVRHPNRFLA, encoded by the exons ATGGAGAACGGCAGCAGCAGCCACAGGCGACACAACCCGTCTCCTGCACTCGTCTCCGCTGGCTGCTCGAGGTTCAAGTCTTACCTCTCCCTCTGCCGACCACCCCCCGCCCATCGCCAGCCGCCATCGCTTGACGCGCACCCGCAACCGCCTGCGCGCGAGCCGTCCCTCTGTGGCGACGGGGAAACCGCAGCTCAAGCCTACTGGAGGAGAGCGCGGCGGCTGGAGCAGGAGCTGCGGAAGCTCGACATGTGGCTGAGCACGGAGAAACGGCTAACGGTGTGCCTGAAGAAGTCCCCCGCGGTGAAGGCAGAGAACGGTCGCGCGGAGATGGCGAGATTGGCGGACGGCAGCTACCTGCATGAAATCAGGAGAATAGGCCGGCCGTGGGGGAGCTTGGTCATGCAAGTTTCGACGCCATTGATCGAGGAGAACGCTACGACCGCAGCGGAG GTTGTGTGTGGGATGGCGTCCTTGCGAAGAGGGGATCTGTGGAAGTGCCTGCATGAATCGATGTCAATGAGCAACTTAAGCGGGCATCAACAGGGTCAGATCAAGGGTAAGAAGGTTATAATGGGAAGCGAGGACCATTTCGTGGAGGCGGTGCTGCTGGATTCGATGGAGAACATTGAAGGGTTGGCCTTGGAGGGGCTTCGCATCCAGATGGGCACAAGCGGCGGAAGAGCCGGCGAGGTGGCGGAGAAGAAGGGGAAGGCAGCGACGAGGAAGGACGGGATGGTTCTGGTGATGATGATTCAGATGAGAGATCCGAAGGAGAACTACGAGGCCGTCGGCGAGCCCATGATCGGATTCATCGAGGCGGCGGCGGTGGGGAGTCGAAGGTTCGATCTCCAAGGCGTGCAAGTCGCAGGGATGAAGCCGTCGATGCGAGCAGGGTGTGACGGCAGAGGCTTCATATGGAGTGCTTCGTTAAGAGGTTGCGAGTGGTCGTCGAGCGGTAGTTGCCTGCAGTATGTGAGACATCCGAATAGATTTTTAGCATGA
- the LOC135635597 gene encoding ubiquitin-conjugating enzyme E2 22-like, which produces MATNENLPPNVIKQLARELKNLDESPPEGIKVVVNDDDFTTIFADIEGPAGTPYENGTFRMKLLLSCDFPQSPPKGYFLTKIFHPNIATNGEICVNTLKKDWNPSLGLRHVLIVVRCLLIEPFPESALNEQAGKMLLENYEEYAKHARLYTGIHALKPKPKCQPGISESTTALNVDQANVVSGDQMPLLTAPSTVPTEVPAQNARDENAVPVLPTESATVGASAAQKTEGMVAVKAQVDRRKMDARKKSLKRL; this is translated from the exons ATG GCAACCAATGAGAATCTTCCACCAAATGTCATCAAACAGCTAGCAAGGGAACTCAAGAACCTAGATGAATCACCTCCGGAAGGAATAAAAGTGGTTGTAAATGATGATGACTTTACTACTATTTTTGCTGATATTGAGGGTCCTG CTGGAACACCATATGAGAACGGTACATTCCGCATGAAGCTATTATTGTCTTGTGACTTCCCCCAGTCACCTCCAAAAG GCTACTTCCTAACCAAAATATTTCATCCAAACATTGCGACAAATGGTGAAATTTGTGTCAACACACTGAAGAAGGATTGGAATCCAAGTCTTGGACTAAGACATGTTCTGATT GTGGTAAGATGCCTGCTGATTGAACCATTTCCCGAGTCTGCCCTGAATGAACAAGCTGGAAAAATGTTGCTTGAAAACTATGAGGAGTACGCGAAGCATGCAAG GTTATACACTGGAATTCATGCCCTTAAACCAAAACCCAAGTGCCAGCCGGGCATCTCTGAGTCTACTACAGCTCTGAATGTGGATCAAGCGAACGTGGTTTCTGGTGATCAAATGCCGCTGCTTACTGCACCATCAACTGTGCCCACAGAAGTGCCGGCGCAAAATGCTCGAGATGAGAATGCTGTTCCTGTTCTTCCAACAGAAAGTGCCACTGTTGGAGCATCAGCAGCTCAAAAGACGGAAGGGATGGTTGCTGTAAAAGCTCAGGTAGATAGACGAAAGATGGATGCAAGGAAGAAAAGTTTGAAGAGATTATAG
- the LOC103983496 gene encoding squamosa promoter-binding-like protein 10 isoform X2, giving the protein MNNKSSSAEAFLPSMMSFSGLEGSSQKQHHIWDWETSSHNPNTTIPSTTYELQDHAVFPCVPLPDCPPPLLPMSNFHFYSPPPMPDYPVVLIKREDGTGGCGRIGLNLGHRTYFSSGDALAIDWQLSRSTLNNHQPRCQAEGCKADLSGAKHYHRRHRVCEFHSKATVVIVGGLQQRFCQQCSRFHVLAEFDEAKRSCRKRLADHNRRRRKPQLPTTTTTESSPSENTTTNSSEKATTDTPMKTTTGTMCTKIHQQYQNKGNLLRNGPALSLTGAAVAEEKVLHQQQQQQPSSSSSAFNNNNDDDDSCLHHHNLFCSGSHEPFQATGGGSSQSLSNHHQGNIFHHGQASFEVDYM; this is encoded by the exons ATGAACAACAAATCCAGCTCCGCCGAAGCCTTTCTCCCGTCGATGATGTCCTTTTCTGGGCTGGAAGGCAGCAGCCAAAAGCAGCACCATATCTGGGACTGGGAGACCAGCTCCCACAACCCCAACACCACCATCCCCAGCACCACCTACGAACTCCAGGACCATGCAGTCTTCCCCTGCGTGCCCTTGCCGGACTGCCCACCGCCTCTCCTCCCCATGAGCAACTTCCACTTCTACTCGCCGCCGCCGATGCCCGACTACCCCGTGGTTCTGATCAAAAGGGAAGACGGCACGGGCGGCTGCGGCCGAATCGGGCTCAATTTGGGCCACCGGACCTACTTCTCGTCCGGTGATGCACTTGCGATCGACTGGCAGCTCTCGAGGTCGACTCTGAACAATCATCAGCCGCGGTGCCAGGCCGAGGGGTGCAAGGCTGACCTCTCCGGGGCGAAGCACTACCACCGCCGCCACAGAGTGTGCGAATTCCACTCCAAGGCCACCGTCGTCATCGTCGGTGGGTTACAGCAACGTTTCTGCCAGCAGTGCAGCAG GTTCCATGTGTTGGCAGAGTTTGACGAGGCCAAAAGAAGCTGCAGAAAGCGCCTAGCTGACCACAACCGCCGGAGGAGGAAGCCTCAACTCCCAACCACCACTACCACAGAGTCGTCACCATCCGAGAACACCACCACCAACTCCTCTGAGAAGGCCACCACAGACACTC CCATGAAGACCACAACAGGAACAATGTGCACCAAGATCCATCAACAGTATCAGAACAAGGGAAACCTGCTCAGGAATGGACCAGCTTTATCTCTTACAGGCGCTGCAGTGGCCGAGGAAAAGGTCttacatcagcagcagcagcagcagccgtcctcctcctcttcagcattcaacaacaacaacgacgacgacgacagctGCCTCCACCACCACAACCTCTTCTGCTCCGGTTCTCATGAGCCCTTCCAGGCCACCGGAGGGGGGTCAAGCCAAAGCCTTTCCAATCACCACCAGGGCAACATCTTCCACCACGGCCAGGCTTCCTTTGAGGTGGACTACATGTGA
- the LOC103983168 gene encoding WRKY transcription factor WRKY51, producing the protein MTAADLMSRQKMDELVAIQEAAAAGVRSIEHLVSRLSRQSSPSDCREITDLTVSKFRKVISVLDRTGHARFRRGPMLATTDATEDKTLSLLPQPFESQPQPNLPVASKGLTMDFTEAKGEPAATTLSLGFSASTTMSSGNSSFLSSLTGDGSVTDGKMGPAVLSEALVVAAAAVSVGKPPLSSSHKRKSPGDCHDRVHCDVALRKHSGDLCHCSSKKKKTRVKRTIRVPAISLRNADIPSDEYSWRKYGQKPIKGSPYPRGYYKCSSMRGCPARKHVERAADDSSMLIVTYEGEHRHASNPEPISTGA; encoded by the exons ATGACTGCCGCCGATCTGATGAGCCGCCAGAAGATGGACGAGCTGGTGGCTATCCAGGAGGCTGCAGCTGCCGGGGTCCGTAGCATCGAGCACCTCGTCTCCCGGCTCTCCCGCCAGAGTTCGCCGTCCGATTGCCGGGAGATTACCGATCTGACGGTTTCCAAGTTCAGGAAGGTGATCTCCGTCCTGGACCGCACCGGCCACGCACGTTTCCGTCGGGGACCGATGCTCGCCACGACTGACGCCACGGAAGATAAAACCCTGAGTCTGCTTCCGCAGCCATtcgagtcgcagcctcagccgaaTCTGCCGGTGGCGTCGAAGGGCCTAACCATGGACTTCACCGAGGCGAAGGGCGAACCCGCCGCAACGACCCTGAGTCTCGGCTTCAGCGCTTCCACCACGATGTCATCCGGAAATTCCTCGTTCCTCTCTTCGCTCACCGGCGACGGCAGCGTCACCGACGGCAAGATGGGGCCGGCCGTCCTGTCGGAAGccctcgtcgtcgccgccgctgccgTTTCCGTCGGTAAGCCCCCTCTGTCATCGTCCCACAAGCGGAAAAGCCCCGGCGACTGTCACGACCGCGTCCACTGTGACGTCGCCCTGAGAAAGCACAGCGGTGATCTCTGCCACTGCTCCTCCAAGAAAAA GAAAACTCGGGTGAAGAGGACGATTCGCGTGCCAGCGATAAGCTTGAGGAACGCGGACATACCATCCGACGAGTACTCGTGGCGGAAGTACGGGCAGAAGCCCATCAAGGGCTCCCCTTATCCCAG GGGCTACTACAAGTGCAGCAGCATGCGGGGATGCCCGGCGAGGAAGCACGTGGAGCGGGCGGCTGACGACTCCTCGATGCTCATCGTGACGTACGAGGGGGAGCACCGTCACGCCTCCAACCCCGAGCCCATCTCAACCGGTGCATGA
- the LOC135637029 gene encoding plasma membrane ATPase-like, whose translation MDGNISLEAIKNETVDLERVPIEEVFEQLKCTKDGLTTGEGDKRLQIFGPNKLEEKKESKVLKFLGFMWNPLSWVMEMAAIMAIALANGGGQPPDWQDFVGIIVLLLINSTISFIEENNAGNAATALMAGLAPKTKVLRDGHWSEQDAAILVPGDIISIKLGDIVPADARLLEGDPLKIDQSSLTGESIPVTKFPGEEVFSGSTCKQGELEAVVIATGVHTFLGKAAHLVESTNEVGHFQKVLTAIGNFCICSIAVGIVIEVVVMYPIQHRKYRDGIDNLLVLLIGGIPIAMPTVLSVTMAIGSHRLSQQGAITKRMTAIEEMAGMDVLCSDKTGTLTLNKLSVDKNLIEVFVRDVDKEHVVLLAARASRIENQDAIDAAMIRTLGDPKEARAGITEVHFLPFNPVDKRTALTYIDLDGNWHRVSKGAPEQILNLCNCNEDIRNKVHYVIDKFAERGLRSLAVARQEVPEKSKDRAGGPWQFVGLLPLFDPPRHDSAETIRRALNLGVNVKMITGDQLAIAKETGRRLGMGTNMYPASYLLGQKKDESIAELPVDELIEKADGFAGVFPEHKYEIVKKLKERKHICGMTGDGVNDAPALKKADIGIAVSDATDAARSASDIVLTQPGLSVIISAVLTSRAIFQRMKNYTIYAVSITIRIVVGFMLIALIWKFDFSPFMVLIIAILNDGTIMTISKDRVKPSPMPDSWKLREIFATGIVFGGYLALMTVIFFWAMRETDFFPDKFKVRSLSHSNDEMMSALYLQVSIISQALIFVTRSRSWCFVERPGLLLVFAFVGAQLVATLIAVYPKWGFARIEGIGWGWAGVIWLYSFVTFAPLDLFKFCIRYILSGKAWDNLLEKKIAFTTKKDYGREEREAQWAMAQRTLHGLQTPENANLFSDKSSYRELSEIAEQAKRRAEVARLREVHTLKGHVESVFKLKGIDVDNIQQHYTV comes from the exons ATGGACGGGAACATCAGCTTGGAGGCGATCAAGAACGAGACGGTTGATCTG GAGCGCGTGCCGATCGAGGAGGTGTTCGAGCAGCTGAAATGTACCAAAGATGGGCTGACCACGGGGGAAGGAGACAAACGGCTCCAGATCTTTGGCCCCAACAAGCTCGAGGAGAAAAAG GAGAGCAAAGTCCTCAAATTTCTGGGCTTCATGTGGAACCCCCTTTCGTGGGTTATGGAAATGGCCGCGATCATGGCCATCGCCCTCGCCAACGGTGGGGGGCAGCCACCGGACTGGCAGGACTTCGTCGGCATCATCGTGCTTCTCCTGATCAACTCCACCATCAGCTTCATCGAAGAGAACAATGCTGGGAACGCCGCCACTGCCCTCATGGCTGGTCTTGCTCCGAAAACGAAG GTGCTCAGAGATGGCCACTGGAGCGAGCAGGACGCGGCGATTCTTGTGCCCGGCGACATCATAAGCATCAAGCTGGGAGACATAGTCCCTGCCGACGCGCGGCTTCTTGAGGGCGACCCGCTGAAGATTGACCAGTCGTCACTTACCGGAGAATCCATCCCCGTCACAAAGTTCCCCGGTGAGGAAGTGTTCTCAGGCTCCACCTGCAAGCAGGGTGAGCTCGAGGCGGTCGTCATCGCCACCGGCGTCCACACCTTCTTGGGGAAGGCCGCCCACCTCGTGGAGAGCACCAACGAGGTGGGACACTTCCAGAAAGTCCTCACCGCCATCGGCAACTTCTGCATCTGCTCCATCGCCGTCGGCATTGTCATCGAGGTCGTCGTCATGTACCCGATCCAGCACCGGAAGTACAGGGACGGCATCGACAACCTGCTGGTCCTCCTGATAGGAGGGATCCCCATCGCCATGCCCACCGTCCTGTCGGTGACCATGGCGATTGGCTCACACCGGCTCTCTCAGCAGGGCGCGATCACGAAGCGGATGACAGCCATCGAGGAGATGGCCGGCATGGACGTCCTGTGCAGCGACAAAACTGGGACGCTGACTCTGAACAAGTTAAGCGTCGACAAGAACCTGATCGAGGTTTTCGTGAGGGACGTGGATAAGGAGCATGTGGTACTACTGGCCGCAAGAGCATCGCGGATCGAGAACCAAGACGCCATCGACGCTGCTATGATCAGAACGCTTGGCGACCCAAAGGAG GCGAGAGCTGGGATAACAGAGGTACATTTTCTCCCATTCAACCCTGTCGACAAGAGAACTGCTCTTACCTACATTGACCTTGATGGAAACTGGCATCGTGTAAGTAAAGGTGCTCCTGAGCAG ATTTTGAACCTCTGCAATTGCAACGAAGATATCCGCAACAAGGTCCACTATGTCATCGACAAGTTTGCTGAACGCGGGCTTCGCTCACTAGCTGTTGCAAGACAG GAAGTCCCGGAGAAGTCCAAGGATCGTGCTGGAGGGCCATGGCAATTTGTCGGCTTGTTGCCTCTGTTTGATCCTCCAAGGCATGACAGTGCTGAAACTATTCGCAGGGCACTCAATCTTGGTGTCAACGTGAAGATGATCACTG GTGACCAGCTTGCAATCGCCAAGGAAACTGGCCGAAGACTTGGAATGGGAACCAACATGTATCCTGCCTCTTACTTGCTTGGCCAAAAGAAGGATGAATCTATTGCTGAACTTCCTGTAGATGAACTAATTGAGAAGGCTGATGGATTTGCCGGAGTTTTTCCAG AACACAAATATGAAATTGTGAAGAAATTGAAGGAGAGAAAGCACATATGTGGGATGACTGGAGATGGAGTTAATGATGCTCCTGCTTTAAAGAAGGCAGACATAGGAATTGCTGTTTCTGATGCCACAGATGCCGCTAGAAGTGCTTCTGACATTGTCCTCACCCAGCCTGGGCTTAGTGTCATCATCAGTGCTGTTCTTACCAGCAGAGCTATTTTCCAGAGGATGAAAAACTACACG ATTTATGCTGTCTCCATCACTATTCGGATTGTT GTCGGTTTTATGCTTATTGCATTGATTTGGAAATTCGATTTCTCACCCTTCATGGTTTTGATCATTGCTATCCTTAATGATG GTACAATTATGACGATCTCAAAGGACCGTGTGAAGCCATCGCCAATGCCTGATAGTTGGAAGTTGAGAGAGATATTTGCTACCGGCATTGTGTTTGGTGGTTATTTGGCATTGATGACTGTTATATTCTTCTGGGCCATGAGAGAGACAGACTTCTTCCCG GATAAGTTCAAAGTTAGATCATTGAGCCATAGCAATGACGAGATGATGTCCGCTTTATATCTGCAAGTTAGTATAATCAGTCAGGCTCTTATATTTGTTACTCGATCACGTAGTTGGTGTTTTGTTGAACGGCCCGGACTTCTCTTGGTCTTCGCATTTGTTGGTGCTCAGCTG GTTGCAACCCTTATAGCTGTTTATCCCAAGTGGGGGTTTGCACGGATAGAAGGAATAGGCTGGGGATGGGCCGGTGTCATTTGGCTTTACAGCTTTGTGACATTTGCCCCTCTTGACTTGTTCAAATTCTGCATCCGCTACATTCTAAGTGGAAAGGCTTGGGATAACCTCCttgagaagaag ATTGCCTTCACCACCAAGAAGGACTATGGCAGGGAAGAAAGGGAAGCTCAATGGGCTATGGCACAGAGAACACTGCACGGTCTCCAAACTCCGGAAAATGCTAACCTCTTCTCTGACAAAAGCAGTTACCGAGAACTTTCAGAGATTGCCGAGCAAGCTAAAAGGCGAGCTGAAGTTGCAAG ACTTCGTGAGGTGCACACTCTGAAGGGACACGTCGAGTCGGTGTTCAAGCTCAAAGGCATCGATGTCGACAATATCCAACAACACTACACGGTATAA